In the genome of Sphingomonas alpina, the window CAACCTCGCGCCGGATCGCATTGAAGCGGTCCGCCATCGGATAGAGATCATAGACATCGCGGGCAGTCAGATTATGCCGCTTGGCCCAGTGCGGGCGCCCGCCATGGGCACGGAAAATCGTCTCGGCCGCGGCAAACACCGCCTGCCACGGCATCTTCGCATATTGATGCATAGAGACCGACGTTCCCGGCCCGTTGTTGAACGGGCTGAGCCAGATATCGTCGCCAGCAACAAGGCGATATTCGAACGGGAAGGTCACCGGCAGCCGGTTCTTGCGGATCCAGGCGATAACTTCGTTCAGCGCGGGGAAGCCGGCAGCGCGAGGCAGTTCATATTCCATCTCCTCGAATCGCGTCGTGCGATCCGAGGGGAATACGCTATAGGCGGGCCCGCGCCGCCGTCCGGTCCCGACCAGCCGCATCAGCGTCCGTTGCAGGATCGGCGTCATTCCCGGCACGAGCATGGCCAGTTCGCAATAGACTTTGAAGATCCGCTCCGACACGTCCGACGTTACCTTCGGCTCGGGCGCGGGGTCGCACAATTCGAGCGTCTTCAGGATCACATTGTCGGAATAGGGGAAGATCCAGAATTCGACATGGCGCTGTTGCGCCGCAAGGTCGGTCCATTGTTCCATGACCTCCGCCAGCGGCTTGACGCTGAGACGCTCCTGGAGATGGTAAGCGGGCACGAGATCGATGGAGATCCGCGTAACCACGCCGAGCAGCCCGAGCGACAGGCGCTGCGCCTCGAACAGGTCGGGGCGCTCGGTCGCGCTACATTGCACCACCGACCCATCGGCAAGCACCAGCCGGAAACCACGCGCAAAGGTCGCGAGACTGCCGAGTTCCGCACCGGTACCATGCGTTCCGGTCGAGATCGCCCCGGCAAGCGATTGCGGATTGACGTCGCCTTGATTGGGCAGGGAGTAGCCCTTGTCCCATAAGGCGCGGGTCAGACGCGCGAGACTCCAGCCGGCCGGAGCCCAGGCGCTGCGACCGTCCGGCGCGACGTCGATACTACCGTCCAGCGCGTCGAGACAGAGCAGCAGGCCGTCGGTCTCGCACAGCGGCATGAAGGAGTGCCCCGCACCGACCACGCGCACCTTGTCTGCCTGCGCGATCAGCCTGCTGAGCTCCTCCTCCGTCTCCGGATGAAGGATATTCGCTGGTCGCGCCACAACGCTGCCCGACCAGTTATGCCACTCGGTCATTCCGACCCTCCCTTGTCTTCGCCGTGCAGCACGAGGCGCAGCATGCGTGCCGCCTCGGCAAAGACGTCATCCCGCGAGATGCTGTCCTCCTCACTCAACATCTCGTCGGTGACGTACCCAAATTCGACCGCCATGCGGATGCGGCGCCACAGCACATGCCGCGGAATATGCGGAAAGAACGGCGCATAGGCCTCGACCTGGCGATCCGTGACGTAGCGGTGCGATTCGATGCGCACATGGGCGAGTTTCGGCGTGGCGTGGAGAGCGCGCTCGATCCACACACCGCCAGGCTCGGATTCGGTGACTCGCGCGGTTTCGCGCAGTAGTTCCTCGATATTGGCGTTAACGGCATCGATGCCTTGCGGCAGATATCGATCCATCCAGGCGACCAGAACCTCGTTCTGGCGGTCCATCAAGCGCCGGCCGAGCGCCTCGATCACCGCATATTTATCCTCGAAATAGCGATAGAGTGCGGGCGGCGTCACGCCGGCGCGGTTGCAGATCAGATTGGTCGAGATGCGTTCCATCCCGATCTCGGCCAGCAACTCGCCGGCGACATCGAGCAGATGTTCGCGAGTTTGCTGTGCGCGCGCCTGTTTGGGCGGCGC includes:
- a CDS encoding D-arabinono-1,4-lactone oxidase; the protein is MTEWHNWSGSVVARPANILHPETEEELSRLIAQADKVRVVGAGHSFMPLCETDGLLLCLDALDGSIDVAPDGRSAWAPAGWSLARLTRALWDKGYSLPNQGDVNPQSLAGAISTGTHGTGAELGSLATFARGFRLVLADGSVVQCSATERPDLFEAQRLSLGLLGVVTRISIDLVPAYHLQERLSVKPLAEVMEQWTDLAAQQRHVEFWIFPYSDNVILKTLELCDPAPEPKVTSDVSERIFKVYCELAMLVPGMTPILQRTLMRLVGTGRRRGPAYSVFPSDRTTRFEEMEYELPRAAGFPALNEVIAWIRKNRLPVTFPFEYRLVAGDDIWLSPFNNGPGTSVSMHQYAKMPWQAVFAAAETIFRAHGGRPHWAKRHNLTARDVYDLYPMADRFNAIRREVDPAAKFANAHLTALFGIDRQSP
- a CDS encoding TetR/AcrR family transcriptional regulator, translating into MTQPAAAASTDAVVVPKAPPKQARAQQTREHLLDVAGELLAEIGMERISTNLICNRAGVTPPALYRYFEDKYAVIEALGRRLMDRQNEVLVAWMDRYLPQGIDAVNANIEELLRETARVTESEPGGVWIERALHATPKLAHVRIESHRYVTDRQVEAYAPFFPHIPRHVLWRRIRMAVEFGYVTDEMLSEEDSISRDDVFAEAARMLRLVLHGEDKGGSE